The following coding sequences lie in one Lolium perenne isolate Kyuss_39 chromosome 2, Kyuss_2.0, whole genome shotgun sequence genomic window:
- the LOC127333379 gene encoding malvidin galactosylase UGT88C3-like, giving the protein MANPTIVLLPVWGVGHFMPMIEAGKRMVQCSRRAPSLTVLLMPAPTAQAASDIAGQVRREEGGDIDIRFHHVPHVQLPTDHTGIEEFISRIVQLHVPHVGAAISGLTCPVAALVFDIFCTPALDVSRELAVPAYVYFTSSAAMLALLLRSPTLHGEVEVELQEMEGAVDVPGLPPVPPSFLPRTMLDRKIPTYTWFVETGRRYMEADGIIVNTAAELEPGVLAAMADGRCTRGVHAPTVYPIGPAISISPPAEPRHECVRWLDSQPPASVLFLCFGSKGWLSTSQVQEIAHGLERSGHRFLWVLRGLPGDTSYGDREPTDANVAEVLPEGFLEKTMEMGLVWPQRAPQKDILAHASVGGFVTHCGWNSILESLWFGVPMLPWPLDADQHFNAFALVHGMGVAVPLEVDRKRDNYVEAAELERAVRSLMGGDDERGNAKEKAMEMKLVCRNAVEQSGSSYASLLKLSEKLLGGTVLPKK; this is encoded by the coding sequence ATGGCAAATCCGACCATCGTCCTACTGCCCGTCTGGGGAGTCGGCCACTTCATGCCCATGATCGAGGCCGGCAAGCGGATGGTTCAATGCAGCAGGCGCGCCCCCTCGCTCACGGTGCTTCTCATGCCGGCGCCGACTGCGCAGGCGGCGTCCGACATCGCCGGCCAAGTACGCCGGGAGGAAGGCGGCGACATCGATATCCGTttccaccacgtcccgcacgtTCAGCTCCCGACCGACCACACGGGCATCGAGGAGTTCATCTCCCGCATAGTGCAGCTCCATGTGCCCCACGTCGGGGCTGCCATATCCGGCTTGACGTGTCCGGTGGCCGCTCTCGTCTTCGACATCTTCTGCACGCCGGCGCTCGACGTGTCCCGCGAGCTCGCCGTCCCAGCCTACGTGTACTTCACCTCGAGCGCTGCGATGTTGGCGCTGCTATTGCGCTCGCCGACGCTCCACGGTGAGGTGGAGGTGGAGCTCCAAGAGATGGAAGGCGCGGTGGACGTGCCGGGGCTCCCGCCGGTGCCGCCGTCCTTCCTGCCGCGGACTATGCTGGACAGGAAGATCCCGACGTACACATGGTTCGTAGAAACGGGAAGGCGCTACATGGAAGCCGATGGCATCATCGTCAACACTGCAGCGGAGCTCGAGCCTGGCGTCCTCGCCGCCATGGCCGACGGCCGGTGCACGCGCGGTGTCCACGCGCCCACCGTGTACCCTATCGGGCCAGCAATCTCGATAAGCCCGCCAGCTGAGCCGCGGCACGAGTGCGTGCGGTGGCTCGACTCGCAGCCTCCGGCCTCGGTTCTGTTCCTCTGCTTCGGGAGCAAAGGGTGGTTGTCAACATCGCAGGTGCAGGAGATAGCCCACGGCCTGGAGCGCAGCGGGCACCGCTTCCTGTGGGTGCTGCGTGGTCTGCCGGGGGACACCTCGTACGGCGATCGTGAGCCCACAGATGCGAACGTTGCCGAGGTGCTCCCGGAGGGGTTCTTGGAGAAGACAATGGAGATGGGGCTGGTGTGGCCGCAGAGAGCGCCGCAGAAGGACATACTGGCGCACGCCTCGGTCGGGGGATTCGTCACGCACTGCGGGTGGAACTCCATCCTGGAGAGCCTGTGGTTCGGCGTGCCGATGCTGCCGTGGCCGCTCGACGCCGACCAGCATTTCAACGCGTTCGCGTTAGTTCATGGCATGGGCGTGGCCGTACCGTTAGAGGTGGACAGGAAGCGGGACAATTACGTCGAGGCCGCGGAGCTGGAACGGGCGGTTAGGTCCCTGATGGGCGGTGATGACGAGAGGGGAAACGCGAAGGAGAAGGCCATGGAGATGAAACTCGTGTGCCGGAATGCCGTGGAGCAGAGCGGGTCTTCCTACGCTTCGTTGCTGAAGCTCTCCGAGAAGCTCCTCGGAGGGACGGTGCTACCGAAGAAATGA